One window from the genome of Osmerus eperlanus chromosome 3, fOsmEpe2.1, whole genome shotgun sequence encodes:
- the LOC134016180 gene encoding uncharacterized protein LOC134016180, whose amino-acid sequence MLCESRLWRLALCPDQDNTEPQDLSFLVPQDQVIRTGSQSSAAPLLSTPPSPDQLRRRGYSTLPREPQSLSLSEGDCIQPHPPQVPPYRALPPQKRPQPGRPISPGMEIPGQAFSPAPAPFLVPSSCQSICQNYSDLHIGGDQVLPIFTPDGALLPCSESRPDRPFIHSCDVPPAGEEFLPETPFLREAPGVLKGGSSRWRAGSGRDRSFLLQGREGPFSNSLLNRYLEHELLDLYKQYMLESSARGGAPGPGDPVSPCLLLGSELVITSLDHITLQLSRVGNLEAGRAKDMVLSCLLRVASDLGESQISTPMLQISNDDRSSHTDSSAGPEVQTQPETQSGVTSVPEEERHADFSDPPAKDML is encoded by the coding sequence ATGCTGTGTGAGAGCAGACTGTGGAGGCTGGCGCTCTGCCCGGACCAGGACAACACCGAGCCCCAGGATCTGAGCTTCTTGGTCCCCCAGGACCAGGTCATCAGGACTGGGTCCCAGAGCTCCGCAGCCCCCCTGCTATCCACCCCGCCCTCCCCAGACCAGCTGAGAAGACGGGGGTACTCCACCCTCCCCCGAGAGCCCCAGAGCCTGAGTCTTTCGGAAGGGGATTGCATCCAGCCTCATCCCCCCCAGGTGCCTCCTTACCGGGCTCTGCCACCACAGAAGAGACCCCAGCCTGGCAGACCAATCTCCCCAGGGATGGAGATCCCCGGTCAGGCTTtctcccctgcccctgcccccttccTGGTTCCCTCTTCCTGCCAGAGCATCTGCCAGAACTACAGCGACCTCCACATCGGGGGGGACCAGGTGCTGCCGATATTTACCCCAGACGGTGCGCTCCTTCCCTGCAGCGAGAGCCGGCCCGACCGGCCCTTCATCCACTCCTGCGACGTCCCCCCGGCGGGGGAGGAATTCCTCCCGGAGACGCCCTTCCTGCGGGAGGCTCCGGGCGTGCTGAAAGGAGGCTCGTCCCGCTGGAGGGCCGGGAGCGGTCGGGACCGGAGTTTCCTGCTCCAGGGGCGGGAAGGCCCCTTCTCCAACTCCCTGCTCAACCGCTACCTGGAGCACGAGCTGCTGGACCTCTACAAGCAGTACATGCTGGAGAGCTCGGCCAGGGGTGGCGCCCCCGGGCCAGgcgaccccgtctctccctgccttctccTGGGCTCGGAGCTGGTGATCACCAGCCTGGATCACATCACCCTGCAGCTCAGCCGGGTGGGGAACCTGGAGGCTGGCCGGGCTAAGGACATGGTGCTGAGCTGCTTGCTGAGGGTGGCCAGTGATTTGGGGGAAAGCCAGATCAGCACCCCGATGCTCCAGATCTCCAACGACGACCGTTCCTCACACACTGACAGCTCAGCAGGTCCTGAGGTCCAGACTCAACCAGAGACCCAGTCTGGGGTCACGTCTGTacctgaggaagagagacatgCTGACTTCTCTGATCCCCCCGCTAAGGACATGTTGTGA
- the LOC134016190 gene encoding uncharacterized protein C13orf42: protein MFRKINNAFRPNQHAARAGDPRGGRSEQDYHNACTVKLVRSTSMLVVGQRTQTTVGSTLKRSKSSVSVESTTALYYYQRQEDQIWLYSQKQNCLEYLEELVALRRQYTRSVNDLKSTELKATISSKKKPAPPPPSSKKTQISEAKPSAPPVPNEENTLEFFDSVIASCDSEPARKPHIDDGHADVDFIVATSTIEHDLHSNWVMRVPRGVMDEAQPTAPAKASGKKNKAKKDQGGSTSSRKHLQRNPIHLPKVVESAFQTLRFKPRLKKNKD from the exons ATGTTTCGGAAAATCAACAACGCGTTCCGTCCGAACCAGCACGCGGCCCGGGCCGGGGACCCCCGGGGAGGAAGGTCGGAGCAGGACTACCACAACGCCTGTACCGTCAAGCTAGTCCGCAGCACCTCCATGCTCGTGGTGGGCCAGAGGACGCAGACCACAGTCGGCTCCACCTTAAAACGGAGTAAGAGTTCCGTGAGCGTGGAGTCCACCACGGCCCTGTACTACTACCAGAGACAGGAGGACCAGATCTGGCTGTACTCCCAGAAGCAGAACTGTTTGGAGTACTTGGAGGAACTCGTTGCCCTGAGAAGACAGTACACTAGGAGTGTTAACGACCTGAAGAGCACAGAGTTGAAGGCCACAATCTCTTCTAAGAAGAAACCAGCGCCTCCCCCGCCGTCCTCTAAGAAAACGCAG ATTTCAGAGGCCAAGCCATCCGCCCCTCCTGTTCCTAATGAGGAGAACACACTTGAATTCTTTGACTCTGTCATCGCCAGCTGTGACTCTGAGCCCGCGCGCAAACCTCACATAGATGACGGACATGCCGACGTTGATTTCATCG TGGCCACCAGCACCATCGAGCACGACCTCCACTCCAACTGGGTCATGCGCGTACCCCGTGGGGTCATGGATGAAGCCCAACCCACGGCCCCGGCAAAAGCATCTGGGAAGAAGAACAAAGCGAAGAAGGACCAAGGCGGTTCCACCAGCAGCCGGAAACACCTTCAGAGGAACCCCATCCACCTGCCCAAGGTGGTGGAGAGCGCCTTCCAGACCCTGCGCTTCAAGCCCAGACTGAAGAAGAACAAGGACTGA